One stretch of Armigeres subalbatus isolate Guangzhou_Male chromosome 2, GZ_Asu_2, whole genome shotgun sequence DNA includes these proteins:
- the LOC134209745 gene encoding general odorant-binding protein 45-like has translation MTCLRCAVFLLWTLSTFAIIESSKHSVVQKSLHRATEECNQYLVGSPQCLARCEALILQSWNETAGLRYVPYGQHFHPHINDANFLNRTFKCVNDKLPHVACDAACSRASIYKQCHLEQCGNLVGSPQFVPMSVWRIGKTVQDCAQILQVNATELGHFARNRFDVSTRSRCLLRCVMIRQGLFSDAGGLNLERLYAQWGAHDIDLETFKRKSAQCIDRVRSTCHDNCTFVARIVTQCFTHRSGPLGSTVDNSIRTVVIDCIRPFLSLDPANAYAALFTLFSFDNSFELILKYMHSLGVPSAVATDVVAILKQRYEEFMCDVYPKAAHCLAE, from the coding sequence ATGACGTGCCTTCGCTGTGCTGTATTTTTGTTGTGGACCCTCAGTACATTCGCCATAATTGAATCATCCAAGCACAGTGTGGTACAGAAGAGCCTACACCGAGCCACCGAGGAGTGCAACCAATATCTTGTTGGAAGCCCACAGTGTCTTGCCCGATGTGAAGCATTGATTTTACAGTCCTGGAACGAGACAGCTGGACTTCGATATGTCCCATACGGTCAACATTTCCATCCGCACATCAACGATGCCAACTTCCTGAATCGTACCTTCAAGTGCGTCAACGATAAATTGCCACATGTTGCATGCGACGCTGCCTGTTCCAGGGCATCCATCTACAAGCAGTGCCACTTGGAGCAGTGTGGGAACCTGGTTGGTTCGCCGCAATTCGTTCCAATGTCAGTGTGGAGAATCGGAAAAACGGTGCAGGACTGTGCCCAGATACTGCAAGTTAACGCAACAGAGTTGGGACACTTTGCCCGCAACAGATTCGATGTATCCACGCGGTCAAGATGTCTGCTGCGGTGTGTGATGATTCGTCAGGGATTGTTTAGCGACGCTGGAGGACTAAACCTTGAACGACTGTACGCCCAGTGGGGAGCTCATGATATTGATCTGGAAACGTTCAAACGTAAAAGTGCGCAATGCATTGACCGTGTTCGCAGCACATGCCACGACAACTGCACATTTGTAGCTCGAATCGTCACCCAATGTTTCACACATCGATCAGGACCGTTGGGGTCAACTGTGGATAATTCAATCAGGACGGTGGTTATAGATTGCATAAGAccgtttttatcacttgatccGGCAAATGCGTATGCTGCATTGTTCACACTTTTCTCGTTTGACAATTCCTTCGAATTGATACTGAAGTATATGCATTCACTGGGGGTTCCATCGGCAGTAGCAACGGATGTAGTGGCCATCTTGAAACAAAGATATGAAGAATTCATGTGTGACGTTTACCCTAAGGCTGCGCATTGTTTGGCTGAGTAG